In Runella sp. SP2, the genomic window CGTTCAAAAATCGCTTGTTGGTTTTCTCCCGCTCGAAGGTCGCTTGCGATGACATTCTCCCAGCCGTAGAGGCGTTGTAAATGAGGCAACAATGCCGTTCCAATCTGGCCATTTGCGCCAATCACTAAAATCGTTTCCTGTTTCATAACTGTGGCGTTTTAGCTGATTTTTAACTTTTGATGAAGTGTAATTAACGGCACAAAGTTATATAGGCACTACTATTGACGTATATATTCCAATAAAATCCATTAATTTTACTGAACATCATTATTTTTAAAGAAAATTTCGCTAAACAGGATTTAATTGAGATAGGATAAAAAGAAAATTTTATGGCACTCGAATCGCTCGATGATATTGACAAAAAACTTCTACGGCTTTTGCAGGCCGACGCCAAGCTCACAACCAAAGAATTGGCCGCCCGATTGGGCCTTACCTTGTCGCCCGTTTATGAACGAATCAGGCGTTTGGAGCAGCTTGGGTTTATCAAACAGTACGTGGCTATTCTGGACAAAGACTTGCTTGGGCAGCCGATTACCATCTTTTGCCAAGTATCGATGCGCTACCACGACAAAGCGTTTATTGAGAGTTTTGAAGAAGAAATTCAAAAGTTGGAAGAAGTACAGGAATGTTACCACATGGCGGGGCAAGTGGATTTCTTGTTAAAAATCAATGTAGGGAGTTTGGACGAATACCATAACTTTGTCCGAAACAAATTATCAAAAATTGAAAATATAGGTACGCTCAATAGTACCTTTTCACTAAAAGTCATCAAGCATAGTTGGAGTTATACGGTGAAGTAACTTCACACTAAAAAAACAACGTATGAACATGAAACGATTAATCAAACCATTTCTATACGCCACGGTGGTGATGCTGATGAGCGTGAGTTGTAAGAAGGAAGGACCCAACCCTTTAGATGATGGAGTTGTCTCTTGTGCCGCAGGTGATTTATATGATTGGGTATTGATTGCTAAGCTTGAAAACGAACCCGCCGACGTAGGCCGAGGCGCTTTGCTGTTTAAGCAAGGTTTCACCGTAGGGGGAGGATACAAACCAGACCTGCCTCAGCATAGTATTTTAGTGTGCGGATTAAGTGATGACAAGGTAAAAGACTTGGAGCAGACCTACATTTTTACCAATGAATACATGCAAAACCCACGTTATCTCTATCGGGTGTGGGGACGCATCTTTTGGGCACGAGGTATTGGGGGATTTACTGGTCTTCCAGTATTGGCTGCTCAAATTGATAAAGTTGAAAAAATTCCATAAACCATTTTTAAACAACCACGGCAATGAAAAAGATAGTACTGTTAATTCTTTTAATCTCACGCTGCTGCCTATGAAACACCCTTCATTCTAGTAACAAAAAATTCACACTAAAAAAACAACGTATGAACATGAAACGATTAGTTATTTCCTCCTTAGGGGCTAAGGGGCTCCTCTACGCCGCCGCTGTGCTACTCCTGACAGAAGGCTGCTTTTCCAGCCCCTTTAAAAGCCGAACAACCACCGTCTTTGGTACAGT contains:
- a CDS encoding Lrp/AsnC family transcriptional regulator, yielding MALESLDDIDKKLLRLLQADAKLTTKELAARLGLTLSPVYERIRRLEQLGFIKQYVAILDKDLLGQPITIFCQVSMRYHDKAFIESFEEEIQKLEEVQECYHMAGQVDFLLKINVGSLDEYHNFVRNKLSKIENIGTLNSTFSLKVIKHSWSYTVK